One Methanocaldococcus infernus ME DNA segment encodes these proteins:
- a CDS encoding chemotaxis protein CheA — protein MSEVAMEYLDLFISEAEEHIQNINECLLELEKDPNNLELINQIFRSAHTIKGAARTVGLAHVSDLTHHMEDILDYIRNGQIPVTEEIIDLLFKCMDALEQILEEVKEGIVETEVDVQSIIEEIERLKKKYLEGKVEVKEEKKEEKKEEEKKEEPKEEKKKEEKVVKKVIKKLIAKFKNPKSKVKVKKVTKEKIEISAEVYDEEIDEKIETIKKSITVFESLASALNDNTLKEFVEIVKDYLKKIEERDLTGKIREAIDYLTSTIEKITSAIEEGKSLEEIINLEELKNKLEDSLKEEEGGEVKEIEKIVEEEIEIDHEIFDLSEYAELLKEKLESGYKLYHIRVKVEDACELKSARLAIVLTRLKNLGEIVISKPTEGELKEKSFDVLDVLFLSEKDAEEIEKELRLPEIEYVAVVPVEVEFEEVEEVIEEKVTVEKEEEEEEVLDEDVYKVEVILDDECLLRAVRAYMVIKELQEIAEIVKTKPPLEVIQEGTFNDLRFTIYLKLKEGYEEDDIREKIKSIPEIKDVIIEKPGEKAETKEEKKEEKKEEKVEEKKEEPKEEKKEEKPVQKQPPKAQPKKEEKKSSQTIRINIEKLDKLMNLVGELVITRANFAQIANKYQIKELQNAINRLSMLINELQEEVMAMRMMPVAYVFNRFPRMVRDLAKALGKEVEFIMEGTDIELDRTVLDEIFEPLVHLIRNALDHGIEPPEEREKLGKPRKGTLKLIAKRERDHVIIIVEDDGRGIDPEKIKKKAIERGLITPEEAEKMSDHEIINLIFLPGFSTAEKVSDVSGRGVGMDVVKTKIESLGGSVVVYSEKGKGTRVVLKLPLTMAIITALLMSLGDQIYAIPITSVLDVIRIRPEDIKNIEGMKAVLYRDEIVPVIKLKDFLGMSHLPDKEDEDIIVVIVERSDGKLGVIVDDVIGRDDIVVKSLTGILKNIPGLAGATILGDGRVALILDLSNA, from the coding sequence ATGTCAGAGGTTGCAATGGAGTATTTAGATTTATTTATTTCTGAGGCTGAGGAGCATATACAAAATATTAATGAGTGTTTGCTGGAGCTTGAGAAGGATCCTAATAACCTTGAACTCATTAATCAAATTTTTAGATCAGCCCATACTATAAAAGGAGCAGCAAGAACTGTAGGTTTAGCTCATGTTTCTGATCTAACTCACCATATGGAAGATATCTTAGACTATATAAGAAATGGACAAATCCCAGTTACTGAGGAAATTATAGACCTTCTTTTTAAATGTATGGATGCTCTTGAACAAATTTTAGAGGAGGTTAAAGAGGGAATAGTTGAAACTGAGGTAGATGTTCAGTCAATTATTGAGGAAATAGAAAGGTTAAAAAAGAAATATTTGGAGGGTAAGGTAGAAGTTAAAGAAGAGAAGAAAGAGGAGAAGAAAGAGGAAGAGAAAAAAGAAGAGCCTAAAGAGGAGAAGAAGAAAGAGGAAAAAGTAGTTAAAAAAGTTATAAAAAAATTGATTGCTAAATTTAAGAATCCTAAGAGTAAGGTTAAGGTTAAGAAGGTAACTAAAGAGAAGATTGAGATTAGTGCTGAAGTCTATGATGAGGAGATAGATGAAAAGATAGAAACCATAAAAAAATCAATAACTGTTTTTGAGTCTTTAGCTTCTGCCTTAAATGACAATACTTTAAAGGAATTTGTTGAGATTGTTAAAGACTATTTGAAAAAGATTGAAGAAAGAGATTTAACTGGAAAAATTAGAGAGGCTATAGATTATTTAACCTCAACCATTGAAAAGATAACTTCAGCCATTGAAGAAGGGAAGAGCTTAGAGGAAATTATAAACTTAGAAGAACTTAAAAATAAGTTAGAAGATTCCTTAAAGGAGGAAGAAGGAGGAGAAGTAAAAGAAATTGAGAAAATTGTTGAAGAAGAGATAGAGATAGATCATGAAATCTTTGATCTCTCTGAATATGCAGAATTGTTAAAAGAGAAGTTAGAGAGTGGCTATAAACTCTACCATATTAGAGTTAAAGTTGAAGATGCCTGTGAGTTAAAGTCTGCAAGGTTAGCTATAGTACTAACAAGGTTAAAGAATCTTGGAGAAATTGTAATTTCAAAACCCACTGAGGGGGAACTTAAAGAGAAAAGTTTTGATGTGTTAGATGTTCTCTTTTTATCAGAGAAAGATGCTGAAGAAATTGAAAAAGAGTTAAGATTACCTGAAATAGAATATGTTGCTGTTGTTCCTGTAGAGGTTGAGTTTGAAGAGGTTGAGGAAGTTATAGAGGAAAAAGTAACTGTTGAAAAAGAGGAAGAGGAAGAAGAAGTTTTAGATGAAGATGTTTATAAGGTTGAAGTTATTTTAGATGATGAATGCCTTCTAAGGGCTGTTAGGGCTTATATGGTTATTAAAGAGCTTCAGGAAATTGCTGAGATTGTTAAGACTAAGCCTCCACTTGAGGTTATCCAAGAGGGAACATTTAATGATTTAAGATTTACTATTTACCTAAAGCTTAAGGAAGGATATGAAGAGGATGACATTAGGGAGAAGATAAAGAGCATCCCTGAAATTAAAGATGTAATCATTGAAAAACCTGGTGAAAAGGCAGAAACTAAGGAGGAGAAGAAAGAGGAGAAGAAGGAAGAAAAGGTAGAAGAGAAAAAAGAAGAGCCTAAAGAGGAGAAGAAGGAAGAAAAGCCTGTTCAAAAACAGCCTCCTAAGGCTCAGCCTAAGAAAGAGGAGAAGAAGAGTTCTCAAACAATTAGAATTAACATTGAAAAATTAGATAAATTAATGAACTTAGTAGGAGAGTTAGTTATTACAAGAGCTAATTTTGCCCAGATAGCCAATAAATACCAAATAAAAGAGCTCCAAAATGCAATAAATAGGCTAAGTATGCTTATTAATGAGTTGCAAGAAGAAGTTATGGCTATGAGAATGATGCCTGTTGCCTATGTCTTTAACAGATTCCCAAGGATGGTTAGGGATCTTGCTAAAGCCTTAGGGAAGGAAGTTGAGTTTATCATGGAAGGTACTGATATTGAACTTGATAGAACTGTCTTAGATGAAATATTTGAGCCATTGGTTCACTTAATTAGGAATGCCCTTGATCATGGAATTGAGCCTCCTGAAGAGAGGGAAAAGTTAGGTAAGCCAAGAAAGGGTACTTTAAAGTTAATTGCTAAAAGAGAGAGGGATCATGTTATTATCATAGTTGAGGATGATGGTAGAGGAATAGATCCTGAGAAAATCAAGAAAAAAGCTATTGAAAGGGGGTTAATTACTCCAGAAGAAGCTGAAAAGATGAGTGATCATGAAATTATTAACCTAATATTCCTACCAGGATTCAGTACAGCTGAAAAGGTTTCAGATGTTTCTGGTAGAGGAGTAGGAATGGATGTTGTTAAAACAAAGATTGAATCCTTAGGAGGTTCAGTTGTTGTCTACTCTGAAAAAGGAAAAGGGACAAGAGTGGTTTTAAAGCTGCCATTGACAATGGCTATTATTACAGCCTTGTTAATGAGCTTAGGAGATCAGATATATGCCATCCCTATAACAAGTGTCTTAGATGTTATTAGAATAAGACCTGAGGATATTAAGAATATTGAGGGAATGAAGGCTGTTCTCTACAGAGATGAGATTGTCCCAGTAATTAAGTTAAAAGATTTCTTAGGCATGTCCCACTTACCAGATAAGGAAGATGAGGATATTATTGTAGTAATAGTAGAGAGAAGTGATGGAAAACTTGGAGTTATTGTAGATGACGTTATAGGAAGAGATGATATAGTTGTTAAGTCATTAACTGGAATTCTTAAAAACATCCCAGGACTTGCTGGAGCTACAATACTTGGAGATGGTAGGGTAGCTTTAATATTAGACCTAAGTAATGCATAA
- a CDS encoding protein-glutamate methylesterase/protein-glutamine glutaminase yields MRKVLSDILNSDPEIEVIGTAKDGVEAVELVQKLEPDVVTMDVEMPRMNGIEAVKKIMEIRPTPIVMVSALTREGSRATFEALEAGAVDFVPKPSGSISLDIRKIGEEIIRKVKAAARAKVLVRRRISRPTTTTETIAKPEEKREVVSEVEPLPYPDEVLKRMCVIIGSSTGGPPVVTEIISKLPGRMPPIFVVQHMPPGFTKLFAERIDAVSKLKVKEAEHGERVEANTVYIAPGDYHMLIKKRGSNVYIHLDNQMPKVNGTRPAVDVTAETVAEVYGGKTVGVILTGIGKDGAYGFKKIKEKGGKIIAQSKETCVVFGMPKAVIELGIADAILPPSEIPKAIVKFCKEILG; encoded by the coding sequence ATGAGAAAGGTTTTATCTGATATCTTAAACTCTGATCCTGAAATAGAGGTTATTGGAACAGCTAAGGATGGAGTTGAGGCTGTAGAGCTTGTCCAGAAGCTCGAGCCTGATGTTGTAACAATGGATGTAGAAATGCCCAGAATGAATGGTATTGAAGCTGTTAAGAAAATAATGGAGATAAGACCAACTCCAATAGTAATGGTTTCTGCTTTAACAAGAGAAGGGTCAAGGGCTACATTTGAAGCCCTTGAAGCTGGAGCTGTTGATTTTGTTCCAAAGCCTTCAGGTAGTATCTCCCTTGACATTAGGAAGATAGGAGAAGAAATCATTAGAAAAGTTAAAGCTGCAGCCAGAGCTAAGGTTTTAGTTAGAAGGAGAATTTCAAGGCCAACTACAACAACAGAAACTATAGCAAAGCCTGAGGAGAAGAGAGAGGTAGTTTCAGAGGTTGAGCCACTACCATATCCTGATGAAGTGCTAAAAAGGATGTGTGTCATTATAGGTTCTTCAACAGGAGGGCCACCAGTAGTTACTGAGATTATTTCCAAGCTTCCTGGAAGAATGCCTCCTATCTTTGTGGTTCAGCACATGCCTCCAGGATTTACAAAGTTATTTGCTGAAAGAATAGATGCAGTATCCAAGTTGAAAGTTAAAGAGGCTGAGCATGGGGAGAGAGTAGAGGCTAACACAGTCTACATAGCTCCAGGAGATTACCACATGCTAATTAAGAAAAGAGGAAGTAATGTTTATATCCACTTAGATAACCAAATGCCTAAGGTAAATGGTACAAGGCCAGCTGTTGATGTTACTGCTGAAACTGTAGCTGAGGTCTATGGTGGAAAAACTGTTGGAGTAATTTTAACTGGAATTGGTAAGGATGGAGCCTATGGATTTAAGAAAATTAAGGAGAAAGGAGGAAAAATAATAGCTCAAAGTAAAGAGACTTGTGTAGTCTTTGGAATGCCTAAGGCTGTTATAGAGTTGGGAATAGCTGACGCTATCCTACCCCCATCTGAGATTCCTAAGGCTATTGTGAAGTTCTGTAAAGAAATATTAGGATAA
- a CDS encoding 30S ribosomal protein S27e, with protein sequence MEDIIPKPRSKFLKVQCPECNNEQIIFDRPATIVKCLACGKVLAEPRGGKGKIMAKIIEVLE encoded by the coding sequence TTGGAAGATATAATCCCAAAACCAAGATCTAAGTTTTTAAAGGTTCAGTGTCCTGAGTGTAACAATGAACAGATCATCTTTGATAGGCCTGCAACTATTGTTAAGTGCTTAGCCTGTGGAAAGGTTTTAGCTGAGCCAAGAGGAGGAAAAGGGAAAATAATGGCTAAAATAATAGAGGTTTTAGAATAA
- a CDS encoding chemotaxis protein CheW, producing the protein MSNEDTMKIVVFKLGKNEYGLEVEEVREVLKLKKSDITPLPNAPSYVVGVTNIRGEITPIIDLKGKLGIYNDYGEEEGKKDEILIMVVEIEGQTFGIIVDGVNDVMQITKDQITPISAIKRAAGGDYIEGIIKIDDRLIILLNISSLLNLEEQY; encoded by the coding sequence ATGAGTAATGAAGATACTATGAAAATTGTAGTTTTTAAATTAGGAAAAAATGAGTATGGGTTGGAGGTTGAAGAAGTTAGAGAAGTGCTAAAATTAAAAAAATCTGATATAACTCCTTTACCAAATGCTCCAAGTTATGTGGTTGGAGTTACAAATATTAGAGGAGAGATAACCCCAATAATTGACTTAAAGGGAAAGCTTGGAATTTATAATGACTATGGTGAAGAGGAAGGAAAGAAGGATGAAATCTTAATTATGGTTGTTGAGATAGAAGGGCAAACCTTTGGAATTATTGTTGATGGGGTTAATGATGTTATGCAAATAACTAAAGATCAGATAACACCAATCTCAGCTATAAAAAGAGCTGCAGGAGGAGATTATATAGAAGGAATCATTAAAATAGATGACAGATTAATAATTTTACTTAATATATCAAGCTTATTAAACCTTGAAGAACAATATTAA
- a CDS encoding 50S ribosomal protein L44e, translating to MKFPKKVRRYCPYCKKHTIHTVEKAKKGKPSELTWGQRQFRRVTAGYGGFPRPKPEGRSKPVKKIDLRFKCTVCGKMHTKASGCFRSGRFEFVEK from the coding sequence ATGAAGTTTCCTAAGAAGGTTAGGAGATACTGTCCATACTGTAAGAAACATACTATACATACAGTTGAGAAGGCTAAGAAAGGGAAGCCAAGTGAGTTAACCTGGGGTCAAAGACAGTTCAGAAGGGTAACAGCTGGTTATGGAGGTTTCCCAAGACCTAAGCCAGAGGGGAGAAGTAAGCCAGTGAAGAAAATAGACTTAAGATTTAAATGTACAGTCTGTGGAAAGATGCATACTAAGGCAAGTGGATGCTTTAGATCAGGAAGGTTTGAGTTTGTAGAAAAATAA